A section of the Bryobacteraceae bacterium genome encodes:
- the hemA gene encoding glutamyl-tRNA reductase, protein MPNLLLTGLNHKTAPVEVRERLAVAAAELPAALERLRACPGVDEVMLLSTCNRVEVLAHGPDGAALAADPIIETLAGLRGLDAALLRPHFYVYTGEQALRHLFRVASSLDSMVLGEPQILGQLKEAHAAARQCGAAQAALESILSRAFAVAKRVRSETAIGRSAVSVSYAAIDLARQIFGELRTKHALLVGAGKMAELAARHLHRAGCGRIFVTNRTRARAEQMAAAVGGEVLEYGEFRARLHEMDIVLASSGATGYLITKDDMKAVLRRRQNRPVLLIDIAVPRNIDPAVDELESAYLYDIDDLGREVEANRRARQREAEEAEQIIEEELRRLLERFRTREVAPVIVGLQQRLEEIAREELERWRTKLGGEDPARAAQLEAFARSLVNKLAHGPIVEIRRAASSPEGDRILGVIRRMFRLEGE, encoded by the coding sequence ATGCCCAACCTGCTGCTGACCGGACTGAACCACAAGACGGCGCCCGTCGAGGTGCGCGAGCGGCTGGCCGTGGCTGCCGCGGAGCTGCCGGCGGCGCTTGAACGGCTGCGGGCGTGCCCGGGCGTGGATGAAGTGATGCTGCTGTCGACGTGCAACCGCGTGGAAGTGCTGGCGCACGGGCCCGACGGCGCGGCGCTGGCCGCCGACCCGATCATCGAAACGCTGGCGGGCCTGCGCGGACTGGATGCGGCCCTGCTCCGGCCGCATTTCTACGTGTACACGGGCGAGCAGGCGCTGCGGCACCTGTTTCGGGTGGCCTCGAGCCTGGATTCGATGGTGCTTGGCGAGCCGCAGATTCTCGGGCAGCTCAAGGAGGCGCATGCGGCGGCGCGGCAGTGCGGCGCGGCGCAGGCGGCGCTGGAATCGATCCTTTCGCGCGCCTTCGCCGTGGCCAAGCGGGTGCGCAGTGAAACGGCCATCGGCCGCAGCGCGGTGAGCGTCTCCTACGCCGCCATCGACCTGGCACGGCAGATTTTCGGCGAGCTGCGCACCAAGCACGCGCTGCTGGTGGGCGCCGGCAAGATGGCCGAGCTCGCCGCGCGCCACCTGCACCGGGCCGGCTGCGGACGGATCTTCGTCACCAACCGCACGCGGGCCCGCGCCGAACAGATGGCCGCGGCGGTGGGCGGCGAGGTGCTCGAATACGGCGAATTCCGCGCGCGGCTGCACGAGATGGACATCGTGCTGGCCAGCTCCGGCGCCACCGGCTACCTGATCACGAAAGACGACATGAAGGCCGTACTGCGCCGCCGGCAGAACCGTCCGGTGCTGCTGATCGACATCGCCGTGCCGCGCAACATCGATCCCGCGGTGGACGAGCTGGAAAGCGCCTACCTGTACGACATCGACGATCTGGGCCGCGAGGTGGAGGCCAACCGACGGGCCCGCCAGCGCGAGGCGGAAGAGGCCGAACAGATCATCGAAGAAGAGCTGCGACGGCTGCTGGAGCGCTTCCGCACGCGCGAAGTGGCGCCGGTGATTGTCGGGCTGCAACAGCGGCTGGAGGAGATCGCGCGCGAAGAGCTGGAGCGCTGGCGCACGAAGCTGGGCGGCGAGGATCCGGCGCGGGCGGCGCAACTGGAGGCATTCGCGCGCTCGCTCGTGAACAAGCTGGCCCACGGGCCCATCGTCGAAATCCGCCGTGCGGCCAGCTCGCCCGAAGGCGACCGCATTCTCGGCGTCATCCGGCGCATGTTCCGGCTGGAGGGCGAATGA
- a CDS encoding c-type cytochrome biogenesis protein CcsB codes for MTDLSLVWLRASALLYTLAFFHPVLMLLRRTRREFAPARPAFQTAAVLHFVAIAERSAAVGQLAANNFFETASLCALILALVYLFIDWRYRFDGLCIFFFPLVTVLAWIGAAGAPTSAWEQQNLRGALLAVHILLVLVGISGLLVSATGAAFYLLQERRLKRRHAAAGWLGRLAPEKLPPLETLDHLITRAMNSGFVALTLAVAVASVWASMEYGSRWIAKPAILISLVTWFFYLLMVVLRSWAGWRGRRAAMLSLAVLAFAAASWAAHVGLRPLLER; via the coding sequence ATGACGGATCTGAGCCTTGTCTGGCTGCGCGCCTCCGCCCTGCTGTACACGCTCGCGTTTTTCCACCCGGTGCTGATGCTGCTGCGGAGGACCCGGCGGGAGTTCGCGCCCGCCCGGCCCGCCTTCCAGACGGCCGCCGTGCTGCATTTCGTCGCCATTGCCGAGCGCAGCGCCGCGGTGGGCCAGCTTGCTGCCAACAACTTCTTTGAGACGGCTTCGCTGTGTGCGCTGATCCTGGCGCTGGTCTACCTCTTCATCGACTGGCGGTACCGTTTCGACGGGCTTTGCATTTTCTTTTTCCCGCTGGTGACGGTGCTGGCCTGGATTGGAGCGGCCGGGGCGCCGACCTCGGCCTGGGAGCAGCAGAACCTGCGGGGCGCGCTGCTGGCAGTGCATATCCTGCTGGTGCTGGTTGGCATCAGCGGACTGCTTGTGTCGGCCACCGGCGCCGCGTTCTACCTGTTGCAGGAACGGCGGCTGAAGCGGCGGCATGCGGCGGCGGGGTGGCTGGGGCGGCTCGCGCCGGAGAAGTTGCCGCCGCTGGAAACGCTCGATCACCTGATCACGCGCGCGATGAACTCGGGCTTCGTGGCGCTGACGCTGGCCGTGGCCGTGGCCTCGGTGTGGGCGTCCATGGAGTATGGCTCCCGCTGGATCGCCAAGCCTGCCATTCTGATCTCGCTGGTGACGTGGTTCTTCTATCTGCTGATGGTCGTTCTGCGCAGCTGGGCGGGCTGGCGCGGTCGGCGGGCGGCGATGCTGTCGCTGGCCGTGCTCGCCTTTGCCGCGGCGAGCTGGGCGGCGCATGTCGGACTGCGGCCGCTGCTGGAGCGTTGA
- a CDS encoding short-chain dehydrogenase, with product MTLNLQGRTALVTGGSRGIGRAIVERLLEAGANVAFCGRDPDRLQETLSELRRQFPQETLKIRARAADVRSEASVRELFEWMDLEMGGPDILVNNAGVGVFKDVAALGPEEWSDVIETNLGGVYRCSHHAIRRMRVRGGGWIINIGSLAGRNAFAGGAAYNASKFGLVGMSEAMMLDHRHEGIRVALILPGSVNTGFGHSQPAGWKMDPRDVAEAVAAVLAMPERTLISLVEMRPSRPPRS from the coding sequence ATGACCCTGAATCTCCAAGGCAGGACAGCACTGGTCACCGGCGGCTCGCGCGGCATCGGCCGCGCCATTGTCGAGCGGCTTCTCGAAGCCGGCGCCAACGTCGCCTTCTGCGGGCGCGATCCGGACCGCCTCCAGGAGACGCTCAGTGAACTGCGGCGGCAATTTCCACAAGAAACTCTAAAAATCCGGGCCCGCGCCGCCGATGTTCGGAGTGAGGCTTCCGTTCGGGAGTTGTTCGAATGGATGGACCTCGAAATGGGAGGGCCGGACATCCTGGTGAACAACGCCGGGGTTGGCGTGTTCAAGGATGTGGCCGCGCTCGGTCCCGAGGAATGGAGTGATGTCATCGAGACGAACCTGGGAGGCGTGTACCGCTGCTCGCACCACGCCATTCGGCGAATGCGCGTGCGCGGTGGGGGATGGATCATCAACATCGGCTCCCTGGCCGGGCGCAACGCCTTTGCGGGCGGAGCGGCCTACAACGCCTCCAAGTTCGGCCTCGTCGGCATGAGCGAAGCGATGATGCTCGACCACCGCCACGAAGGCATCCGCGTGGCCCTGATCCTTCCCGGCAGCGTCAACACCGGGTTCGGACACAGCCAGCCGGCCGGCTGGAAGATGGACCCGCGGGACGTCGCCGAGGCGGTGGCGGCCGTGCTCGCCATGCCGGAGCGGACCCTGATCAGTCTAGTGGAGATGCGCCCGTCGCGGCCGCCTCGCTCCTGA
- a CDS encoding putative nickel-responsive regulator — protein sequence MGELARIGVAIDEDLLKKFDALNRRRGYTNRSEAFRDLIRDALIQEKAEQPDTEVVGTLTLVYDHHVRMLQERLTEMQHEHYHEIISTLHVHLDHDHCLEVLVLRGRSGQVRRIADRLMATKGVQHGRLTLTSAGA from the coding sequence ATGGGAGAGCTGGCCCGCATCGGAGTGGCCATTGACGAAGATCTGCTGAAAAAGTTCGATGCGCTGAACCGGCGGCGCGGCTACACGAACCGCAGCGAGGCCTTCCGCGACCTGATCCGCGATGCGCTGATCCAGGAGAAAGCCGAACAGCCGGACACGGAGGTGGTGGGCACGCTAACGCTCGTCTACGACCACCATGTGCGGATGCTTCAGGAGCGGCTCACGGAGATGCAGCACGAGCACTATCACGAGATCATCTCGACGCTGCACGTCCACCTGGATCACGACCATTGTCTGGAGGTGCTGGTGCTGCGGGGCCGGAGCGGCCAGGTGCGGCGGATTGCGGACCGCCTGATGGCGACCAAGGGCGTGCAACATGGCCGTCTGACGCTGACTTCAGCGGGGGCCTGA
- the carA gene encoding carbamoyl-phosphate synthase small chain, with protein sequence MSRPAILALEDGSVFQGVAFGAEAVRTGEVVFNTAITGYQEVFTDPSYTGQIVVLTYPHIGNYGTNDSDSEAARPYIEGLVVRDFNLTPSNWRAQWSADEFLRRDGIPVISGVDARALVRRLRDRGAMRGALSTAGHTAEELIEMARHTPPMAGLDLASRVTTDTRYEWTQPLEPCSPSERVSLQPLGSFHVVAYDFGIKRNILRCLVSIGARVTVVPASTPAEDVLAMKPDGVFLSNGPGDPEPLTGPVAQIRRLIGRVPIFGICLGHQLLGLALGGRTFKLKFGHHGINHPVLNYRTQRVEITVQNHGFAVDPDSLNANEVELTHINLNDQTLEGLRHRSLPLFCVQYHPEAAAGPHDSRYLFEDFAALMKEFHS encoded by the coding sequence TTGTCCAGACCGGCGATTCTCGCCCTGGAAGACGGCAGCGTTTTCCAGGGCGTTGCTTTCGGTGCGGAGGCGGTGCGCACCGGTGAAGTCGTCTTCAACACCGCCATTACCGGCTACCAGGAGGTCTTCACGGATCCCTCCTACACTGGCCAGATCGTCGTCCTCACCTACCCGCACATCGGCAATTACGGAACCAACGACAGCGACAGCGAGGCGGCCCGGCCCTACATCGAGGGCCTGGTGGTGCGGGACTTCAACCTGACGCCTTCCAACTGGCGGGCGCAGTGGAGCGCCGACGAATTTCTCCGCCGCGACGGCATTCCCGTCATCTCCGGCGTCGATGCGCGCGCGCTCGTCCGTCGGCTGCGGGACCGCGGCGCCATGCGCGGCGCGCTCAGCACCGCCGGCCACACCGCGGAGGAACTGATCGAGATGGCGCGCCACACTCCGCCGATGGCGGGCCTCGATCTGGCTTCGCGCGTCACCACGGACACGCGTTACGAGTGGACGCAACCGCTCGAGCCGTGCTCGCCATCCGAGCGGGTCAGCCTCCAGCCGCTCGGCTCGTTCCATGTCGTCGCCTACGACTTCGGAATCAAGCGGAATATTCTGCGCTGCCTCGTCTCGATCGGCGCGCGTGTCACCGTCGTGCCGGCCTCCACGCCGGCCGAAGACGTCCTGGCAATGAAGCCCGATGGCGTGTTTCTTTCCAACGGCCCCGGCGATCCCGAGCCCCTGACGGGCCCGGTGGCGCAGATCCGCCGCCTCATCGGCCGCGTGCCCATCTTTGGCATCTGTCTCGGCCACCAACTGCTCGGCCTGGCCCTTGGCGGGCGCACCTTTAAGCTGAAGTTCGGCCACCACGGCATCAACCACCCGGTGCTGAACTACCGTACTCAGCGGGTCGAGATCACCGTGCAGAACCACGGCTTCGCCGTCGACCCCGACAGCCTGAACGCGAACGAGGTCGAGCTGACGCACATCAACCTGAATGACCAGACGCTGGAGGGCCTGCGCCATCGCTCGCTGCCGCTGTTCTGCGTCCAATACCACCCGGAGGCGGCCGCCGGCCCGCATGATTCGCGCTACCTCTTCGAGGACTTCGCCGCCCTGATGAAGGAGTTCCATTCCTGA